One window of Entelurus aequoreus isolate RoL-2023_Sb linkage group LG06, RoL_Eaeq_v1.1, whole genome shotgun sequence genomic DNA carries:
- the ascc2 gene encoding activating signal cointegrator 1 complex subunit 2, which yields MDGWMEMRTEQTERTRDIKGGGAMACTKVPLDEQQVTQTHVEGKHRLLAALHPDRKQERLFVPYKPLSDGSSPAEVEEFLDRAKFLVEDLDWLLALPHDRFWCQVVFDQSLHKCLDSYLLHAPRGLDLTAPPSSPAATEMQRSVHRAVFLTFLRMATHKESKENFITPSVFGEILYENFLFDVPKMMDLCVLFGRGNSQLLHKMIDNIFTQQPSYYTDLEQTVPTVLQVFDTIMDRCGLPCDTATQPMKLNAHKQPTAISMTQQDFVDIVLYLCDSTSTLHAFFTIFPAACSTFHSHGFLCRLTVFYETVVSDLEKALRNRNFQDESLQEEVWRRLSHSCRKMLEMSHLLLHHTCLTPILEGAENSSTFAEELLQHFTSFLSEKRFLTDYDQLFPMADQVRLLQQALPVLDETRTSYLLQGVQSAWDSLGRRKTASSSPPASQGAVGGASPSALQVPRESPRGADAPPEGSNGAWCPLSEAELDSLLSCIRDLLPDLGDGFLLACLQEYHYDCERVINNILEDTLSPGLDTLDRATPRPVKPALPAVLSSRSNVFDDDHFDVFRRDQVDMSRVSKGRRKQQEEDARQLVDNKQHVSEQRERYHAYQTVVEVQPGDYDDEYDDTYDMNQVGANDLDGDSLLNRRPFTVPRVLEGGSRAHDEEEEEEEEDIMQSKNPDHFVQDPALLRERAEARRAMQQRRGMRPDHLQGRPKGQGQTLETFLDRRKKEANKSRGANHNRRNMADRKRNKGMIPS from the exons atggatggatggatggaaatgaggACGGAGCAGACTGAACGTACAAG AGACATTAAAGGGGGAGGAGCCATGGCCTGCACCAAAGTACCACTAGATGAGCAGCAGGTGACACAAACTCATGTTGAGGGAAAACACCGTTTACTGGCTGCTCTG CACCCCGACAGGAAGCAGGAGCGCCTCTTCGTGCCTTACAAGCCGCTGTCAGACGGCAGCTCCCCTGCTGAGGTGGAGGAGTTCTTGGATCGTGCCAAATTCCTGGTGGAGGACCTGGACTGGCTGCTGGCTCTGCCACACGACAGGTTTTGGTGTCAG GTGGTATTTGACCAGTCTCTGCACAAATGTCTGGACTCCTACCTTCTTCACGCTCCTCGCGGCCTCGACCTGACAGCCCCGCCCTCGTCCCCCGCCGCCACTGAAATGCAACGCTCGGTTCACAGGGCCGTCTTCTTGACCTTCCTCAGGATGGCCACTCATAAAGAGTCAAAG GAGAACTTCATCACACCTTCTGTGTTTGGAGAAATCCTCTACGAGAACTTCCTGTTTGATGTTCCTAAAATGATGGACCTGTGTGTGCTCTTTGGGCGGGGCAACAGTCAGCTGCTGCACAAGATGATAG ACAACATCTTCACGCAGCAGCCGTCCTACTACACAGACTTGGAGCAGACTGTACCCACTGTCTTACAG GTGTTTGACACCATCATGGACAGGTGTGGCCTGCCATGTGACACTGCCACACAGCCCATGAAGCTCAACGCACACAAACAGCCCACTGCAATCAGCATGACTCAGCAG GACTTTGTGGACATAGTCCTCTACCTCTGTGACTCCACCAGCACTTTACACGCCTTCTTCACCATCTTCCCTGCCGCCTGCTCCACCTTCCACTCTCACGGCTTCCTCTGCAG ACTGACAGTATTTTACGAGACCGTCGTGTCCGACCTGGAAAAGGCCCTGAGGAACAGGAACTTTCAGGATGAAAG TCTTCAGGAGGAAGTGTGGAGAAGACTGTCTCACTCCTGTAGGAAGATGCTGGAGATGTCTCACCTGCTGCTGCATCACACCTGTCTCACTCCCATCTTGGAggg GGCAGAAAACTCGTCAACGTTTGCAGAGGAACTTCTTCAACATTTCACTTCCTTTCTGTCAGAGAAAAG GTTCCTGACAGACTACGACCAGCTCTTTCCCATGGCAGACCAGGTCCGTCTACTGCAGCAAGCACTTCCTGTCTT AGACGAGACCAGGACGTCCTACCTACTGCAGGGCGTCCAGAGCGCCTGGGACAGCCTGGGCAGGCGCAAGACCGCCTCCTCCTCGCCGCCTGCCAGTCAGGGAGCAGTGGGCGGGGCTTCACCCTCAGCTCTGCAAGTGCCAAGAGAGAGCCCGAGGGGTGCGGACGCCCCGCCTGAAGGAAGTAAC GGAGCGTGGTGTCCTCTGAGTGAGGCGGAGCTGGACTCTCTGCTGTCCTGCATCAGAGACCTGCTGCCGGACTTGGGAGATGGCTTCCTGCTGGCGTGTCTGCAGGAGTACCACTACGACTGTGAGAGGGTCATCAACAACATCCTGGAGGACACGCTCAGTCCTGGCCTGGACACGCTGGACCGAGCCACGCCCAG GCCCGTCAAGCCAGCGCTACCTGCCGTCCTGAGCAGCCGCTCCAACGTCTTTGACGACGACCACTTTGACGTCTTCCGCAGGGACCAGGTGGACATGTCCCGCGTCTCAAAGGGCAGGAG GAAGCAGCAGGAGGAGGATGCAAGGCAGCTGGTGGACAACAAGCAGCATGTGTCAGAGCAGAGAGAGCGTTACCATGCCTACCAGACGGTGGTGGAGGTGCAGCCAGGAGACTACGATGACGAGTATGACGACACGTACGACATGAACCAAGTGGGAGCCAACGACCTGGACGGAGACAGCCTGCTCAACAGGAG GCCCTTCACTGTCCCCAGGGTCTTGGAAGGAGGGAGCAGAGCCCatgatgaagaggaggaggaggaggaggaagacatCATGCAG AGCAAGAACCCAGACCACTTTGTTCAGGACCCGGCACTGCTGAGGGAGCGAGCTGAGGCCAGACGTGCCATGCAGCAGAGGAGAGG CATGCGTCCAGACCACCTGCAGGGACGTCCCAAAGGCCAAGGCCAGACTCTGGAGACGTTCCTGGACCGCCGCAAGAAGGAAGCCAACAAGAGTCGCGGCGCCAACCACAACCGTCGCAACATGGCCGACCGCAAGAGGAACAAAGGTATGATCCCGTCCTGA